ACAGTATTCAAGGCGCGCCCATTGTGGCGGCTTCGGTGGTCCTATTTACGGACGGTACCGATCAGGCCTCACGCTTCACCGAGGAAAGTGCCCTAAATACCGTGAATAACGCCAATCCCAATATTTCCTTTTTTACCATAGGTCTGGGAGCTGAAATTGATCAGGAAATCCTGCAGGAAATTGGGAAAACGTCCAGTGTGGTGGCCAGCAATGCAGCGGAACTGGAAACGACCTTCAATCAAATCTCTGCCCGGGTTTCCGAACAGGCCAACAGTTTTTACCTATTTGAGTACTGCACGCCAAAACGTGACGGCAGTGGGGAAAATAACCTTGTGATCCAATTGACCAATGGTGCACGGCAAGGCGCGGTACAAACCCAATTTGATGCTGATGGCTTTACCGGAGGTTGTGAATAGGATGTATTAGTGTTTTCGTGGGATTTGAGTATCTTCATGCACTTAAATCCAATACGATGAAAATAGCCTTCTCCCCATTCACACTTGCATTGTTCCTGTTGTTGTTTACACTCCCCCTTTGTGCGCAAAAACAGCATCCCTTGGAAGGGCGATGGGACCTGGAGATACAGTTCATGGAAAAAACCGCTCCCTCCTGGTTGGAGGTTAGGCATTCCGGTCATGAAACTTTGGTAGGTCGATTTGTTTTTGCGTTTGGCAGTGCCAGACCGATAGCCGAAATAGAGACCTTTGGGGACAAGTTCACCTTCACGATCCCCAGACAATGGGAACCGGAAGGAAGTGATATGATCCTTCATGGTGAGTTAAAGGATGGCATCATCGAGGGAACCCTTATCTATACCGACGGCAGTATTATTCCCTGGACGGGGAAACCCGTTCCAAAACTGGCCTATGTGGAAAATCCGGATTGGGGAAAACCCATTGCCCTCTTCAATGGTAAGGATTTGGACGGCTGGTATCTGGATTCCGACCAAAATGAATGGTCCGTAGTCAACGGTATCCTTACGAATTCCAAAAGTGGGGCCAACCTTATTAGTAACCAAAAGTTTACCGATTTTAAATTGGTAACGGAATTTAGGTATCCGGAAGGTAGTAATAGTGGTATTTACCTAAGGGGGCGCTATGAGGTCCAAATAGCGGACAACCATGGGCTGGAAGCTTCCGACATTTATTTTGGTGGCATCTACGGCTTTCTGGAACCCAATGAGAACGTTGCTAAACCGGCCGGTGAATGGCAACGCTATGAAATTGAGTTTATTGGTAGCCGTGTAACGATCAAAGCCAATGGTAAGGTCATTATTCACAATCAAACCATTCCTGGGATTACGGGGGGTGCATTGGACAGTAAGGAAGGGGAACCGGGACCGATCATGATTCAAGGGGATCATGGTCCGGTTGAGTTCAGAAAGTTTGAGGTGACCGCGGTAAAATGATACCAACAACCTCAAGTTTGTTTTTTAATCGTTTGTAATAGGGAGCAATTTAATGTCCTTCCAACGGACTTTGATGCCTCCACCATCATGAATCTGTAAGGCTATGGCCCCTTTTCCCTGGCCTATTTTTTTGTCTTCCAAGCGTACCATTTCCACACCGTTTAACCAAGTTGTTACCGTATTGCCAGTGGCCTTAATTCTCATGGTATTCCATTGCCCCATTTTTAGGGCGGAATCCTTTTCATCTTCCGGTTTTATGAGCCAGCCCCTACCGTAGGACTCATAGATGCCTCCCGTATGTTTTTTGGGTGGGGCAACTTCAACCTGCCAGCCCGTGACCTTGGTACCCTCAAAAGTGGAACGGAAAAAGACACCACTGTTTCCATCGGCCTCTTGTTTAAAGCTTAGGGTAAGTTCAAAATCGTCATAATGGGTATTGGTCGACAAATAGCCGTATTCCCCTTTGGGGCCACTTTCACAAATCAATTCCCCATTTTCCACATACCATTGCTCACTGCCATGATTGGTCCACCCGTCTAAATTTTTACCATTAAAAAGGTTGATCTCCTGTGCGGGAACGGTATACACCGAACCAACAACAATGACGATATACAGTAATTTTTTCATGATACGATTTAGTTTAGGGTTTGTTGTGGCAAATTACGCTTTTTAGGGAAATCCACTTTAACGATG
The sequence above is a segment of the Muricauda sp. SCSIO 64092 genome. Coding sequences within it:
- a CDS encoding DUF1080 domain-containing protein, encoding MKKLLYIVIVVGSVYTVPAQEINLFNGKNLDGWTNHGSEQWYVENGELICESGPKGEYGYLSTNTHYDDFELTLSFKQEADGNSGVFFRSTFEGTKVTGWQVEVAPPKKHTGGIYESYGRGWLIKPEDEKDSALKMGQWNTMRIKATGNTVTTWLNGVEMVRLEDKKIGQGKGAIALQIHDGGGIKVRWKDIKLLPITND
- a CDS encoding DUF1080 domain-containing protein, which gives rise to MKIAFSPFTLALFLLLFTLPLCAQKQHPLEGRWDLEIQFMEKTAPSWLEVRHSGHETLVGRFVFAFGSARPIAEIETFGDKFTFTIPRQWEPEGSDMILHGELKDGIIEGTLIYTDGSIIPWTGKPVPKLAYVENPDWGKPIALFNGKDLDGWYLDSDQNEWSVVNGILTNSKSGANLISNQKFTDFKLVTEFRYPEGSNSGIYLRGRYEVQIADNHGLEASDIYFGGIYGFLEPNENVAKPAGEWQRYEIEFIGSRVTIKANGKVIIHNQTIPGITGGALDSKEGEPGPIMIQGDHGPVEFRKFEVTAVK